A genomic window from Herbiconiux aconitum includes:
- a CDS encoding TIGR00266 family protein → MKTTIAGTTMPILELTLDAGEAIVAEGGDVAWLSPGFHMDTSTAHGTGGQGGFMSGLKRVLGGAQLFLTKYTAPAGGGMVAFAAQLPGTIREIAIDPADTFMIQAGSYTASTTDVEVSVGLQKKLGAGIFGGAGVVFQKLSGNGTAWVQLAGELVEYDLAAGQSLLIHPGHLAMFRAEMPLEFATVKGIKNKFFGDSLFLAELHGPGHVWLQSMTAAKLAAAIEPYLPDKGSDNK, encoded by the coding sequence ATGAAGACGACGATCGCCGGAACGACGATGCCCATCCTGGAGCTGACCCTCGACGCCGGTGAGGCGATCGTGGCCGAGGGCGGTGATGTGGCCTGGCTCTCGCCGGGGTTCCACATGGACACCTCGACGGCCCACGGCACGGGCGGCCAGGGCGGCTTCATGAGCGGCCTCAAGCGGGTGCTCGGAGGTGCGCAGCTGTTCCTCACGAAGTACACGGCGCCGGCCGGGGGTGGGATGGTCGCATTCGCGGCGCAACTGCCGGGCACCATCCGCGAGATCGCGATCGACCCCGCCGACACCTTCATGATCCAGGCCGGCTCCTACACGGCGAGCACCACAGACGTCGAGGTCTCGGTGGGCCTGCAGAAGAAGCTCGGCGCGGGCATCTTCGGCGGCGCCGGAGTGGTGTTCCAGAAGCTCAGCGGCAACGGCACCGCCTGGGTGCAGCTGGCCGGCGAGCTCGTCGAATACGACCTCGCCGCCGGGCAGTCGCTCCTCATCCACCCCGGGCATCTTGCGATGTTCCGAGCCGAGATGCCGCTGGAGTTCGCAACGGTGAAGGGCATCAAGAACAAGTTCTTCGGCGACTCGCTCTTTCTCGCCGAACTGCACGGCCCGGGGCATGTCTGGCTGCAGTCGATGACGGCGGCGAAGCTCGCCGCGGCCATCGAGCCCTACCTCCCCGACAAAGGCTCCGACAACAAGTAA
- a CDS encoding adenylosuccinate synthase, translated as MPAIVLIGAQWGDEGKGKATDLLGSRVDYVVKFNGGNNAGHTVVVGDKKYALHLLPSGILTPGVTPVISNGVVVDVEVLFNELEALGSRGVDVSRLLVSANAHVITAYHRTMDKVTERFLGKRQIGTTGRGIGPAYADKINRVGIRIQDLFDEGILRQKVEGALDLKNHILVKVYNRRAVAADEVVDDLLSYAERLRPMVADTSLVLDRALKDGKTVLFEGGQATMLDVDHGTYPFVTSSNATSGGAATGSGVAPNRIDRVIGVVKAYTTRVGSGPFPTELFDESGEFLRSQGFEFGTTTGRPRRTGWYDAPIARYTTRINGVTDFVLTKLDVLTGLPTIPVCVAYDVEGVRVDEVPVSQTDFHHAVPIYEEFEGWTEDITGARTFDDLPPAAQRYVLALEEMSGSRISAIGVGPSRDAIVVRHDLLE; from the coding sequence ATGCCAGCGATCGTCTTGATCGGCGCCCAGTGGGGCGACGAAGGTAAGGGTAAGGCGACCGACCTCCTCGGCAGCCGCGTCGACTACGTCGTGAAGTTCAACGGCGGCAACAACGCCGGCCATACCGTGGTGGTGGGCGACAAGAAGTACGCATTGCACCTTCTGCCCTCGGGCATCCTGACGCCGGGCGTCACCCCCGTCATCTCCAACGGCGTCGTGGTCGACGTCGAGGTGCTCTTCAACGAACTCGAAGCCCTCGGCTCCCGCGGCGTCGACGTCTCGCGCCTGTTGGTCAGCGCCAACGCCCACGTCATCACCGCCTACCACCGCACCATGGACAAGGTGACCGAACGGTTCCTCGGCAAACGCCAGATCGGCACCACGGGCCGCGGAATCGGCCCCGCCTACGCCGACAAGATCAACCGTGTCGGCATCCGCATCCAAGACCTCTTCGACGAAGGCATCCTGCGTCAGAAGGTCGAGGGCGCGCTCGACCTCAAGAACCACATCCTGGTGAAGGTCTACAACCGCCGGGCCGTCGCGGCCGACGAGGTCGTCGACGACCTGCTCTCCTACGCCGAACGACTCCGCCCCATGGTGGCCGACACCTCGCTGGTGCTCGACCGCGCGCTGAAAGACGGCAAGACCGTGCTCTTCGAGGGCGGCCAGGCCACGATGCTGGATGTCGACCACGGCACCTATCCCTTCGTGACCTCCTCGAACGCCACCTCGGGCGGTGCGGCCACCGGATCGGGCGTCGCACCGAACCGCATCGACCGCGTGATCGGTGTCGTGAAGGCGTACACCACACGCGTCGGGTCGGGTCCGTTCCCCACCGAGCTCTTCGACGAGTCGGGCGAGTTCCTGCGCTCGCAGGGCTTCGAATTCGGCACCACCACGGGTCGCCCGCGTCGCACCGGCTGGTACGACGCACCGATCGCCCGCTACACCACGCGCATCAACGGCGTCACCGACTTCGTGCTCACGAAGCTCGACGTGCTGACGGGCTTGCCCACCATCCCGGTCTGCGTCGCCTACGACGTGGAGGGCGTGCGGGTCGACGAGGTGCCGGTCTCGCAGACCGACTTCCACCACGCCGTTCCGATCTACGAAGAGTTCGAGGGGTGGACCGAAGACATCACGGGCGCGCGCACCTTCGACGACCTGCCCCCGGCGGCCCAGCGGTACGTGCTCGCACTCGAGGAGATGAGCGGATCGCGCATCTCGGCCATCGGTGTCGGCCCTTCGCGCGACGCCATCGTCGTGCGTCACGACCTGCTCGAGTAA
- a CDS encoding glutaredoxin family protein — protein sequence MAELSVTLYSSSFCGACTSTRQTLDVVAPLVGSRVEWREVNVADAPDESEARGIVATPTIVITDASGVERMRASGVPTPEQVLKALAAALP from the coding sequence ATGGCCGAATTGAGCGTCACGCTGTACTCGTCGAGCTTCTGCGGCGCCTGCACCAGTACGCGCCAAACCCTCGACGTCGTCGCGCCGCTCGTCGGTTCACGCGTGGAGTGGCGCGAGGTGAACGTGGCTGATGCCCCCGACGAGAGCGAGGCGCGCGGCATCGTTGCGACGCCGACCATCGTCATCACGGATGCGTCCGGTGTCGAGCGGATGCGTGCATCCGGAGTCCCGACGCCCGAGCAGGTGCTGAAGGCCCTGGCGGCCGCTCTGCCCTGA
- a CDS encoding Vgb family protein, giving the protein MSSITVHEVASAADGPYGVAVTDDGAVWCTLVHAGAVLRLIPDASGGKASPTVTRIELAGLHDAGTDAGTGVDAGADSGADAGTGAGAGASAGAGGDAGAGAGGGRHARGDAAGGAQTAQIAAAGDDTVWVTDTAGDAVLLVGAGGVLRRIEVPTPGAQPFGIATQADGTTWFTELGRDALGHIDLLGRVTEFPSGTREGFVSMIASSGESLWFTANQANAIGYIRGGDSAVQLFEIPTPHSGPVGITVGEDGAAWFCEILAGAIGRVDRNGAFSEFPLPWPESKPHAICVDPSGGFWATLWGSNQLAHIALDGTIDVVDLPGAHSEPHGLAVAPDGTVWVAMESGALLAVTP; this is encoded by the coding sequence ATGAGTTCCATCACCGTGCACGAGGTCGCGTCCGCCGCCGATGGGCCGTACGGAGTGGCCGTGACCGACGACGGCGCCGTATGGTGCACCCTCGTGCACGCGGGCGCGGTGCTGCGGCTGATTCCGGATGCATCAGGTGGCAAAGCCTCCCCCACGGTGACGCGAATCGAGCTTGCAGGTCTACACGATGCGGGCACGGACGCGGGCACGGGTGTGGATGCGGGCGCGGACTCGGGTGCGGATGCGGGCACGGGCGCCGGCGCAGGAGCGAGTGCGGGCGCGGGCGGGGACGCCGGCGCAGGTGCGGGCGGCGGCCGCCACGCCCGCGGCGACGCCGCCGGAGGAGCGCAGACCGCGCAGATCGCGGCCGCCGGCGACGACACCGTGTGGGTGACGGACACGGCCGGCGACGCCGTGCTGCTCGTCGGCGCAGGCGGCGTGCTTCGCCGCATCGAGGTGCCCACCCCCGGCGCCCAGCCTTTCGGCATCGCCACCCAGGCCGACGGCACCACCTGGTTCACCGAACTCGGTCGCGACGCCCTCGGACACATCGACCTCCTCGGCCGCGTCACGGAGTTCCCCTCCGGCACGAGGGAGGGCTTCGTGTCGATGATCGCCTCCTCCGGCGAGAGTCTCTGGTTCACGGCGAACCAAGCCAATGCGATCGGTTACATCCGGGGCGGGGATTCGGCGGTGCAGCTGTTCGAGATCCCCACGCCGCATTCGGGCCCGGTGGGCATCACAGTGGGCGAGGACGGCGCAGCCTGGTTCTGCGAGATCCTCGCCGGCGCCATCGGCCGCGTCGACCGCAACGGCGCTTTCAGCGAGTTCCCGCTCCCGTGGCCGGAGTCGAAGCCGCACGCCATCTGCGTCGATCCGTCGGGCGGATTCTGGGCCACCCTCTGGGGCTCGAACCAACTGGCCCACATCGCCCTCGACGGCACGATCGACGTCGTCGATCTGCCCGGCGCCCACTCCGAGCCCCACGGCTTGGCGGTCGCCCCCGATGGCACCGTCTGGGTGGCGATGGAGTCGGGCGCACTCCTCGCCGTCACCCCCTGA
- a CDS encoding HNH endonuclease signature motif containing protein, translating into MKSLFVARTEELDARLDAVIDELREVDLLTAGLDARRARGLAATAQIADERAALVSPVGREFSAAREGERTLVAVEIATATLRSERTVARLINEAEQLVRDYPTTLAALEDGTVSALHTRHLVAHACTLPADARPEFEARLLAEAAVLPAHRFAERARRMRETAHPESIVVRHRQAREERSVWLSPECDGMATLTHHLPAVDAVAIDDLLDKIARAERSDTDPRTHPQRRADALTRLILTPDNPARPASITAAVLVTVRAATVAGVSDEPGELHGYGPIDADTARQIAATAPTFLRVLTHPVTGEPTVVTRHWGRAAADHLPTRDAVTRPTTGAGRRTGAAAPLTTGATRPTARTGRHTEGTTHPTTGTGRHTDDNTHPTTGADGHDEAGRDRYSAPPELRLVLAAIDQTCRFPGCGRRANRCELDHTRDWAHGGGTTAENLTYLCPRHHHLKHDTGWTVEPDPDRPRHLNWRSPHGRHHHTAPPRAHSG; encoded by the coding sequence ATGAAGAGCTTGTTCGTGGCCCGCACCGAGGAGCTCGACGCCCGCCTCGATGCCGTCATCGACGAGCTTCGCGAGGTCGACCTCCTGACGGCCGGGTTGGATGCGCGGCGGGCCCGGGGCCTGGCCGCGACGGCCCAGATCGCTGACGAGCGGGCGGCTCTGGTGTCGCCGGTCGGCCGGGAGTTCTCGGCTGCCCGGGAGGGTGAGCGCACACTGGTCGCGGTGGAGATCGCCACTGCGACATTGCGGTCGGAGCGCACCGTGGCGCGGCTGATCAATGAGGCCGAGCAGTTGGTGCGCGATTACCCCACCACCCTGGCCGCGCTTGAAGACGGGACGGTGTCGGCGTTGCACACCCGGCACCTCGTCGCGCACGCCTGCACTCTCCCCGCGGACGCCCGGCCCGAGTTCGAAGCCCGGCTGCTCGCCGAGGCGGCAGTGTTGCCGGCGCACCGCTTCGCTGAACGGGCCCGCCGGATGCGCGAAACCGCCCACCCCGAGTCGATCGTCGTGCGTCACCGGCAGGCGCGGGAGGAGCGGAGCGTGTGGCTCTCGCCCGAGTGTGACGGGATGGCGACCCTCACCCATCACCTGCCCGCGGTCGACGCGGTCGCGATCGACGACCTGCTCGATAAGATCGCCCGCGCCGAACGCTCCGACACCGACCCGCGCACCCACCCGCAACGCCGCGCCGACGCCCTCACCCGCCTCATCCTCACCCCCGACAACCCGGCCCGGCCCGCATCCATCACCGCGGCCGTGCTCGTGACCGTGCGGGCGGCAACCGTCGCGGGAGTGTCGGATGAACCGGGCGAGCTGCACGGTTACGGTCCGATCGACGCCGACACCGCCCGACAGATCGCGGCGACCGCACCCACCTTCCTGCGGGTGCTGACCCACCCGGTGACGGGGGAGCCGACGGTGGTCACCCGGCACTGGGGCCGCGCGGCCGCCGACCACCTGCCCACGCGCGACGCAGTCACCCGCCCCACGACCGGCGCCGGCCGTCGCACTGGCGCTGCTGCCCCCTTGACCACTGGCGCCACCCGCCCCACCGCCCGCACCGGCCGCCACACCGAGGGCACCACCCACCCCACCACCGGCACCGGCCGCCACACCGACGACAACACCCACCCCACGACCGGCGCCGACGGACACGACGAGGCCGGGCGCGACCGCTACAGCGCCCCACCCGAACTGCGACTCGTGCTCGCTGCGATCGACCAGACCTGCCGATTCCCCGGCTGCGGGCGCCGCGCCAACCGCTGCGAACTCGACCACACCCGCGACTGGGCCCACGGCGGCGGCACCACCGCCGAGAACCTCACCTACCTCTGCCCCCGCCACCACCACCTCAAACACGACACCGGATGGACCGTCGAGCCCGACCCCGACCGACCCAGACACCTCAATTGGCGCAGCCCCCACGGCCGCCACCACCACACCGCACCCCCACGCGCCCACAGCGGCTGA
- a CDS encoding serine hydrolase domain-containing protein: MGSLVMDDAVRWVKRQVEEGPLPSAVFGVATSAGPQHVEAFTGRDARIAEVDDHYALFSVTKPLSGIALARSVERGDLSLRASLGSAFPDAPGSTAAQPWRAGVRLEHLLSHTGGLSEPPLDSPLDLDEQLDLARPDFLPGSMVRYSNIAFHGAARILTAATGRDLHDEIEALSPVGGGSALTFDSASDPHEVYGQREGGLDYAAMARHRHPAAGVNGTAAGLLELGSSLLRAHGGARGEVLHPETLRGMLVPRTIGVPEPIPGDPRRDFGLVWNIRQSSTALLHRNAFGHEGWSGTQWWIYPELDLCFVLMTNLLDVRLYGVDPDELNNAVVAGR; encoded by the coding sequence ATGGGATCGCTGGTGATGGACGACGCCGTTCGCTGGGTGAAGCGTCAGGTGGAGGAGGGGCCTCTGCCGTCGGCGGTGTTCGGGGTCGCGACATCCGCCGGTCCGCAGCACGTCGAGGCCTTCACCGGTCGCGACGCGCGCATCGCCGAGGTCGACGACCACTACGCCCTGTTCTCGGTGACCAAGCCGTTGTCGGGCATCGCGCTGGCGCGATCCGTCGAGCGGGGAGACTTGTCGTTGCGGGCATCGCTCGGCTCCGCGTTCCCGGATGCGCCCGGCTCGACCGCGGCGCAGCCCTGGCGAGCGGGCGTGCGGCTCGAGCACCTGCTCTCGCACACCGGAGGGCTCAGCGAGCCGCCGCTGGACTCGCCCCTCGACCTCGACGAGCAGCTCGACCTCGCCCGACCCGACTTCCTGCCCGGCTCGATGGTGCGCTACTCGAACATCGCCTTTCACGGGGCTGCGCGCATCCTGACTGCCGCGACGGGCCGTGACCTCCACGACGAGATCGAGGCGCTGAGCCCGGTCGGTGGCGGGTCAGCGCTCACCTTCGATTCGGCGAGCGATCCGCACGAGGTCTACGGTCAGCGCGAGGGGGGGCTCGACTACGCCGCGATGGCGCGCCACCGGCATCCGGCCGCCGGCGTGAACGGAACCGCGGCGGGCCTGCTCGAACTCGGCAGCTCGCTGCTGCGGGCGCACGGCGGCGCTCGCGGAGAGGTGCTGCACCCCGAGACGTTGCGTGGGATGCTCGTGCCGCGCACCATCGGGGTGCCCGAGCCGATCCCCGGTGATCCGCGGCGGGACTTCGGGCTGGTCTGGAACATCCGGCAGTCCTCGACGGCGCTGCTGCACCGCAACGCCTTCGGGCACGAGGGCTGGTCGGGTACGCAGTGGTGGATCTACCCCGAGCTCGACCTCTGCTTCGTGCTGATGACGAACCTCCTCGACGTGCGTCTCTACGGGGTCGACCCCGATGAGCTGAACAATGCGGTGGTCGCGGGCAGGTGA